In the Malus domestica chromosome 16, GDT2T_hap1 genome, one interval contains:
- the LOC103454776 gene encoding LOW QUALITY PROTEIN: 3-ketoacyl-CoA synthase 4 (The sequence of the model RefSeq protein was modified relative to this genomic sequence to represent the inferred CDS: inserted 1 base in 1 codon; substituted 1 base at 1 genomic stop codon) has product MDPGRAINVATACGGAGEVGVRIHQTRRLPDFLQSVNXQYNLVSVIICSAVLMFGLIVYIMTRPRPVYLVDYACYRPPDHLKAPYQRFMEHSRLTQDFDDSSLEFQRKILEHSGLGEETYVPEAMHYIPPRPSMAAAREEAEQVMYGALDNLFANTHVKPKDIGILVVNCSLFNLTQSLSAMIVNKYKLRGNIRSFNLGGMGCSAGVIAVDLAKDLLXIHRNTYAVVVSTENITQNWYFGNKKSMLIPNCLFRVGGSAVLLSNKSVDRRRAKYKLVHVVRTHRGANDKVFRCVYQEQDDKGKTGVSLSKDLMAIAGGALKTNIATLGPIVLPISEQLLFFSSLVVKKLFKSNVKPYIPDFKLAFDHFCIHAGRID; this is encoded by the exons ATGGACCCAGGCAGAGCAATCAATGTCGCCACCGCGTGCGGCGGAGCCGGTGAGGTCGGGGTCCGGATTCACCAAACCCGACGGCTCCCCGATTTCCTCCAGAGCGTTA CTCAATACAATCTCGTCTCCGTCATCATCTGCTCCGCCGTCCTCATGTTCGGGTTGATCGTCTACATCATGACCCGACCCAGACCCGTCTACTTGGTCGATTACGCCTGCTACCGCCCGCCCGATCACCTCAAGGCACCGTACCAGCGCTTCATGGAGCACTCCCGCCTCACGCAGGACTTCGACGACTCGTCGCTCGAGTTCCAGCGCAAGATTCTCGAGCACTCCGGCCTCGGCGAGGAGACTTATGTCCCAGAGGCGATGCATTACATCCCTCCCCGGCCGTCGATGGCCGCCGCCAGGGAGGAGGCGGAGCAGGTGATGTACGGTGCTCTGGATAATCTGTTTGCCAATACCCATGTGAAGCCAAAGGACATTGGGATTCTCGTTGTGAATTGCAGCTTATTTAATCTGACGCAGTCGCTTTCCGCCATGATTGTTAATAAGTACAAATTGAGGGGTAATATTAGAAGTTTTAACTTAGGGGGAATGGGTTGTAGTGCTGGGGTTATAGCTGTTGATCTTGCCAAAGACTTGTTGTAAATCCATCGGAACACTTATGCTGTTGTTGTTAGTACTGAGAACATTACTCAGAATTGGTATTTTGGGAATAAGAAGTCTATGTTGATACCCAATTGCTTGTTTCGTGTTGGGGGTTCCGCGGTTTTGCTTTCCAATAAGTCCGTTGATAGGAGGCGGGCTAAGTACAAGCTTGTTCATGTTGTGAGGACCCATCGTGGCGCGAATGATAAAGTTTTCCGTTGTGTTTATCAGGAGCAGGATGACAAGGGGAAGACTGGTGTGTCTTTGTCGAAAGATTTGATGGCAATTGCCGGTGGGGCGCTTAAGACCAACATTGCCACTTTGGGACCTATTGTGCTTCCTATAAGCGAGcagcttcttttcttttcatcacTTGTGGTTAAGAAGCTGTTCAAGTCCAACGTCAAGCCATATATCCCGGATTTCAAGCTGGCATTTGATCATTTTTGCATACACGCTGGAAGGATCGACTGA